Proteins from a genomic interval of Rhipicephalus microplus isolate Deutch F79 chromosome 6, USDA_Rmic, whole genome shotgun sequence:
- the Srp9 gene encoding signal recognition particle 9 — protein MTFITSWEEFSKAAERLYLADPMKVRFILKYRHCDGKLQVKVTDNQVCLQYLTEHSQDVKRIEKLTNLLMRHMASKER, from the exons ATGACTTTCATCACGTCGTGGGAGGAATTCTCGAAGGCCGCCGAGAGGCTTTACCTCGCCGATCCCATGAAG GTTAGGTTCATTCTGAAGTACAGGCACTGCGACGGCAAGCTCCAAGTCAAAGTGACAGACAATCAAGTG tGCCTTCAATATCTGACGGAACACTCGCAAGACGTCAAGAGGATAGAGAAGTTAACCAACCTGCTGATGAGGCACATGGCGTCGAAGGAGCGATGA